In the genome of Montipora foliosa isolate CH-2021 chromosome 3, ASM3666993v2, whole genome shotgun sequence, one region contains:
- the LOC137995516 gene encoding metabotropic glutamate receptor 2-like isoform X1, whose amino-acid sequence MILYAEYPIRYYVSMCFSFLLFGIRIRGAEHSGRGIRTGFTTKGDIIIGGLIPVHFSPNDAPHPGNSSCDGSFHIRGYKGVEAMLYAVNLINDNPKLLPGVTLGVDIKDTCGSVNYAIMESLRFDFIRNAFAASEQTECNKILKSSHNGRTFDPSAAASSGERFNDSKLLSQSRGKNQSDCCSFASKSTSPTTAIIGAAFSGVTMAIASLTGLFHVPVISYASTSRLLSDRSRFQYFYRTVPSDDLQAQAITDLLYEWKWHFIIILASDNEYGRSGITALKQAIHNHKAQRVCVVVEELFSRKWEKDEMAMDNIFDKMKQEMKARVVVLYAEFPDAVYFFKEAKKRGLKDYLFVASDSWVGSSEVIQDARSVFHSIMGFRPPVFPIPEFNAFFLDRMQRNNSENPWASDFRKSSICSETSTAQCYDDVHHNGYVPYVIDAVFSVAHALHAMLNCDRACEKGKRDFEWRYLSEFIQNVSFEGYSQKNFFFHGKGTPRGKYDVYFVHNGSSTYRKIGIWNGTFSLISNWSNVSEHGISLKLPTSLCNEDCRKGEHRIPKLPFPECCWECAKCSGKSFTNTSDMTSCSDCPKGSWPNDNHSDCRPIQASYLHWSEAWAMVIIFVSSLGTILALFTCAIFIKFRKTAIVRASSEHLSYFLLLGVAMFYITPICYIAKPGKISCSLIPFMFGIGFVLVVGTILLKTNRISRIFNAKLLQTGFVSCLGNYCQLFILGCLLATEIMVTIGWVFGSSGGVFHETIYSMSSEEAWIVCNLTGSEVGFSLWLIYNAGLVIVCTYQAFLVRKVPQNYNESRLIAFNMTTWCITVLVYIPSFMGTTAWYRSVVTSFMLLFLGSLTLACIFVPKVFIILFRPHKNVPMRPSVSSITLGIITPSPIVASSLSEQTMGSRQNSLEANQDASLENDLSGSRVAIDTEALNPLNDSREIGEDCFPTRDVGIQTRVEIENSNAIVNQQENSKKVHQRQISSLGIDQEPIIESLDDFEDQMSPRKKSSGSQSGILRKNVENCNGVSLKRKKTSLVRFQDEVCNFGDKNCNRISLPCEKGESKIHLTNEDNANENTLKGSFASSNETNHANNVTGHGRKRKMSVFSFHGF is encoded by the exons ATGATTCTGTATGCTGAATATCCAATTCGTTATTACGTTTCGATGTGTTTCTCGTTTTTGTTGTTTGGTATCCGTATTCGTGGCGCTGAACATTCTGGACGCGGCATCAGGACTGGATTCACCACCAAAGGTGATATCATAATAGGCGGATTAATACCTGTCCATTTTTCCCCAAATGACGCTCCACATCCTGGAAACTCGTCGTGCGATGGTTCGTTTCATATACGAGGATACAAAGGAGTGGAAGCCATGTTGTATGCTGTTAATCTCATCAATGACAATCCAAAGCTCCTTCCTGGAGTAACACTCGGCGTTGATATTAAAGATACCTGTGGCAGCGTTAACTATGCTATTATGGAGAGTTTGCGTTTTGACTTTATTAGGAACGCGTTCGCCGCCTCGGAGCAAACAGAATGTAACAAAATCCTCAAAAGCAGTCATAACGGGAGAACATTTGATCCGAGTGCAGCGGCTAGCAGCGGTGAAAGGTTTAACGATTCCAAGTTGCTGTCGCAAAGCCGCGGAAAAAATCAGTCAG aCTGTTGTTCGTTTGCGAGCAAATCCACTTCGCCAACCACCGCAATCATCGGGGCTGCTTTCAGcggtgttaccatggcaatagCAAGCTTAACGGGGCTGTTCCATGTGCCTGTAATTAGTTATGCATCAACCAGCCGTCTCCTAAGCGACAGATCTCGGTTTCAGTACTTTTACCGGACGGTTCCATCGGATGATCTCCAAGCACAGGCAATAACGGATTTGCTATATGAGTGGAAATGGCACTTTATTATCATTCTAGCTTCAGATAATGAATATGGCAGATCGGGAATCACAGCGTTGAAACAGGCAATTCACAACCACAAAGCGCAGCGAGTATGTGTCGTTGTCGAAGAACTCTTTTCaagaaaatgggaaaaagacgAGATGGCCATGGATAATATTTTcgacaaaatgaaacaagaaatgAAGGCCAGAGTTGTAGTTCTTTATGCAGAATTTCCTGACGCTGTGTACTTTTTCAAAGAAGCTAAGAAAAGAGGTTTAAAGGATTATTTGTTCGTGGCCTCCGATAGCTGGGTTGGATCTTCGGAAGTAATCCAAGACGCACGAAGCGTTTTTCACTCAATTATGGGATTTAGACCTCCTGTCTTCCCCATTCCAGAGTTTAATGCATTTTTCTTGGATCGAATGCAAAGAAACAATTCTGAAAACCCTTGGGCTTCCGATTTTAGAAAAAGTTCAATTTGCTCTGAAACGAGCACCGCCCAGTGCTATGACGACGTTCATCACAATGGCTATGTCCCGTATGTTATAGATGCAGTCTTTTCCGTGGCGCATGCGCTTCATGCAATGCTTAATTGCGACAGAGCATgcgaaaaaggaaaaagggacTTTGAGTGGAGGTATCTTTCAGAATTCATACAGAATGTGTCATTTGAAGGGTATTCGCAAAAGAATTTTTTCTTCCACGGAAAAGGAACTCCGAGAGGAAAATATGATGTTTACTTCGTCCACAACGGAAGCTCTACGTATAGAAAAATTGGCATTTGGAATGGAACGTTTTCTCTGATTTCAAACTGGTCAAATGTGTCAGAACATGGAATATCTTTGAAACTTCCAACCTCACTTTGCAATGAAGATTGTCGAAAAG gAGAACATAGAATCCCTAAATTGCCTTTCCCAGAGTGCTGCTGGGAATGCGCAAAGTGCAGTGGGAAATCCTTCACTAATACATCAGACATGACGAGCTGTAGTGACTGCCCTAAAGGCAGCTGGCCCAACGATAACCACTCAGACTGCAGGCCCATCCAAGCAAGCTATCTACATTGGAGCGAAGCTTGGGCTATGgtgattatttttgtttcttcgCTTGGCACCATTCTCGCTCTATTCACATGCGCCATTTTTATCAAGTTTCGTAAAACAGCGATTGTGCGAGCTTCTAGTGAACATCTCAGTTATTTTCTTCTCTTGGGAGTTGCCATGTTTTACATTACACCAATTTGTTATATTGCCAAGCCCGGTAAAATTTCTTGCAGCCTCATTCCGTTCATGTTTGGAATTGGTTTTGTCCTGGTTGTGG GTACCATTCTCCTCAAGACAAACCGAATATCCCGGATTTTCAATGCAAAGCTCCTCCAAACCGGGTTCGTCAGTTGCCTTGGAAACTATTGTCAGCTTTTTATATTAGGATGTCTGCTGGCCACAGAGATAATGGTCACAATTGGTTGGGTGTTTGGTTCTTCGGGCGGTGTTTTTCATGAAACAATTTATTCCATGTCTTCCGAAGAAGCCTGGATTGTTTGCAATCTCACTGGAAGTGAGGTCGGATTTTCTCTGTGGCTCATTTATAACGCTGGTCTCGTCATTGTCTGCACATATCAAGCCTTCCTGGTTCGCAAAGTACCCCAAAACTACAACGAGTCGAGGTTAATCGCATTCAACATGACTACTTGGTGCATCACCGTACTTGTTTATATCCCGTCTTTCATGGGAACCACGGCGTGGTATCGATCAGTCGTAACAAGTTTCATGCTCCTATTTCTTGGATCTCTAACGTTGGCTTGTATCTTCGTGCCTAAGGTTTTCATTATTCTATTTCGTCCACACAAAAACGTTCCCATGCGACCATCTGTTTCTTCTATAACACTAGGAATCATAACGCCGTCGCCCATTGTGGCCAGCAGTCTTAGTGAGCAGACCATGGGCAGTCGGCAAAACTCCTTGGAAGCAAATCAAGACGCATCATTAGAAAACGATTTAAGCGGATCACGTGTTGCCATTGATACTGAAGCATTAAATCCGCTTAACGACTCCCGGGAAATAGGCGAAGATTGTTTTCCTACGCGTGACGTAGGGATCCAAACTAGAGTAGAAATAGAAAATTCGAACGCTATAGTTAACCAACAAGAAAACTCTAAAAAAGTTCACCAAAGGCAAATATCGTCGCTCGGCATTGATCAAGAACCTATCATAGAAAGTTTAGATGACTTTGAAGATCAAATGAGCCCAAGAAAAAAGTCTAGCGGCTCACAAAGTGGTATATTGAGAAAAAATGTTGAGAATTGCAACGGTGTGAGTCTTAAAAGAAAGAAGACCTCCCTCGTTCGGTTTCAAGACGAAGTATGCAACTTTGGTGATAAAAACTGCAACAGGATTTCACTTCCCTGTGAGAAAGGAGAATCCAAAATACATTTGACCAATGAAGACAATGCGAATGAAAACACGTTGAAAGGGTCTTTTGCTTCGAGTAatgaaacaaatcatgccaACAATGTTACGGGGCACGGCAGAAAGCGGAAGATGTCGGTCTTTTCTTTTCatggtttttaa
- the LOC137995516 gene encoding metabotropic glutamate receptor 2-like isoform X2, whose translation MVYDGNRRFLNPKLRKWCIPDCCSFASKSTSPTTAIIGAAFSGVTMAIASLTGLFHVPVISYASTSRLLSDRSRFQYFYRTVPSDDLQAQAITDLLYEWKWHFIIILASDNEYGRSGITALKQAIHNHKAQRVCVVVEELFSRKWEKDEMAMDNIFDKMKQEMKARVVVLYAEFPDAVYFFKEAKKRGLKDYLFVASDSWVGSSEVIQDARSVFHSIMGFRPPVFPIPEFNAFFLDRMQRNNSENPWASDFRKSSICSETSTAQCYDDVHHNGYVPYVIDAVFSVAHALHAMLNCDRACEKGKRDFEWRYLSEFIQNVSFEGYSQKNFFFHGKGTPRGKYDVYFVHNGSSTYRKIGIWNGTFSLISNWSNVSEHGISLKLPTSLCNEDCRKGEHRIPKLPFPECCWECAKCSGKSFTNTSDMTSCSDCPKGSWPNDNHSDCRPIQASYLHWSEAWAMVIIFVSSLGTILALFTCAIFIKFRKTAIVRASSEHLSYFLLLGVAMFYITPICYIAKPGKISCSLIPFMFGIGFVLVVGTILLKTNRISRIFNAKLLQTGFVSCLGNYCQLFILGCLLATEIMVTIGWVFGSSGGVFHETIYSMSSEEAWIVCNLTGSEVGFSLWLIYNAGLVIVCTYQAFLVRKVPQNYNESRLIAFNMTTWCITVLVYIPSFMGTTAWYRSVVTSFMLLFLGSLTLACIFVPKVFIILFRPHKNVPMRPSVSSITLGIITPSPIVASSLSEQTMGSRQNSLEANQDASLENDLSGSRVAIDTEALNPLNDSREIGEDCFPTRDVGIQTRVEIENSNAIVNQQENSKKVHQRQISSLGIDQEPIIESLDDFEDQMSPRKKSSGSQSGILRKNVENCNGVSLKRKKTSLVRFQDEVCNFGDKNCNRISLPCEKGESKIHLTNEDNANENTLKGSFASSNETNHANNVTGHGRKRKMSVFSFHGF comes from the exons ATGGTCTATGATGGTAATAGAAGGTTTCTCAATCCCAAACTACGAAAGTGGTGTATACCGG aCTGTTGTTCGTTTGCGAGCAAATCCACTTCGCCAACCACCGCAATCATCGGGGCTGCTTTCAGcggtgttaccatggcaatagCAAGCTTAACGGGGCTGTTCCATGTGCCTGTAATTAGTTATGCATCAACCAGCCGTCTCCTAAGCGACAGATCTCGGTTTCAGTACTTTTACCGGACGGTTCCATCGGATGATCTCCAAGCACAGGCAATAACGGATTTGCTATATGAGTGGAAATGGCACTTTATTATCATTCTAGCTTCAGATAATGAATATGGCAGATCGGGAATCACAGCGTTGAAACAGGCAATTCACAACCACAAAGCGCAGCGAGTATGTGTCGTTGTCGAAGAACTCTTTTCaagaaaatgggaaaaagacgAGATGGCCATGGATAATATTTTcgacaaaatgaaacaagaaatgAAGGCCAGAGTTGTAGTTCTTTATGCAGAATTTCCTGACGCTGTGTACTTTTTCAAAGAAGCTAAGAAAAGAGGTTTAAAGGATTATTTGTTCGTGGCCTCCGATAGCTGGGTTGGATCTTCGGAAGTAATCCAAGACGCACGAAGCGTTTTTCACTCAATTATGGGATTTAGACCTCCTGTCTTCCCCATTCCAGAGTTTAATGCATTTTTCTTGGATCGAATGCAAAGAAACAATTCTGAAAACCCTTGGGCTTCCGATTTTAGAAAAAGTTCAATTTGCTCTGAAACGAGCACCGCCCAGTGCTATGACGACGTTCATCACAATGGCTATGTCCCGTATGTTATAGATGCAGTCTTTTCCGTGGCGCATGCGCTTCATGCAATGCTTAATTGCGACAGAGCATgcgaaaaaggaaaaagggacTTTGAGTGGAGGTATCTTTCAGAATTCATACAGAATGTGTCATTTGAAGGGTATTCGCAAAAGAATTTTTTCTTCCACGGAAAAGGAACTCCGAGAGGAAAATATGATGTTTACTTCGTCCACAACGGAAGCTCTACGTATAGAAAAATTGGCATTTGGAATGGAACGTTTTCTCTGATTTCAAACTGGTCAAATGTGTCAGAACATGGAATATCTTTGAAACTTCCAACCTCACTTTGCAATGAAGATTGTCGAAAAG gAGAACATAGAATCCCTAAATTGCCTTTCCCAGAGTGCTGCTGGGAATGCGCAAAGTGCAGTGGGAAATCCTTCACTAATACATCAGACATGACGAGCTGTAGTGACTGCCCTAAAGGCAGCTGGCCCAACGATAACCACTCAGACTGCAGGCCCATCCAAGCAAGCTATCTACATTGGAGCGAAGCTTGGGCTATGgtgattatttttgtttcttcgCTTGGCACCATTCTCGCTCTATTCACATGCGCCATTTTTATCAAGTTTCGTAAAACAGCGATTGTGCGAGCTTCTAGTGAACATCTCAGTTATTTTCTTCTCTTGGGAGTTGCCATGTTTTACATTACACCAATTTGTTATATTGCCAAGCCCGGTAAAATTTCTTGCAGCCTCATTCCGTTCATGTTTGGAATTGGTTTTGTCCTGGTTGTGG GTACCATTCTCCTCAAGACAAACCGAATATCCCGGATTTTCAATGCAAAGCTCCTCCAAACCGGGTTCGTCAGTTGCCTTGGAAACTATTGTCAGCTTTTTATATTAGGATGTCTGCTGGCCACAGAGATAATGGTCACAATTGGTTGGGTGTTTGGTTCTTCGGGCGGTGTTTTTCATGAAACAATTTATTCCATGTCTTCCGAAGAAGCCTGGATTGTTTGCAATCTCACTGGAAGTGAGGTCGGATTTTCTCTGTGGCTCATTTATAACGCTGGTCTCGTCATTGTCTGCACATATCAAGCCTTCCTGGTTCGCAAAGTACCCCAAAACTACAACGAGTCGAGGTTAATCGCATTCAACATGACTACTTGGTGCATCACCGTACTTGTTTATATCCCGTCTTTCATGGGAACCACGGCGTGGTATCGATCAGTCGTAACAAGTTTCATGCTCCTATTTCTTGGATCTCTAACGTTGGCTTGTATCTTCGTGCCTAAGGTTTTCATTATTCTATTTCGTCCACACAAAAACGTTCCCATGCGACCATCTGTTTCTTCTATAACACTAGGAATCATAACGCCGTCGCCCATTGTGGCCAGCAGTCTTAGTGAGCAGACCATGGGCAGTCGGCAAAACTCCTTGGAAGCAAATCAAGACGCATCATTAGAAAACGATTTAAGCGGATCACGTGTTGCCATTGATACTGAAGCATTAAATCCGCTTAACGACTCCCGGGAAATAGGCGAAGATTGTTTTCCTACGCGTGACGTAGGGATCCAAACTAGAGTAGAAATAGAAAATTCGAACGCTATAGTTAACCAACAAGAAAACTCTAAAAAAGTTCACCAAAGGCAAATATCGTCGCTCGGCATTGATCAAGAACCTATCATAGAAAGTTTAGATGACTTTGAAGATCAAATGAGCCCAAGAAAAAAGTCTAGCGGCTCACAAAGTGGTATATTGAGAAAAAATGTTGAGAATTGCAACGGTGTGAGTCTTAAAAGAAAGAAGACCTCCCTCGTTCGGTTTCAAGACGAAGTATGCAACTTTGGTGATAAAAACTGCAACAGGATTTCACTTCCCTGTGAGAAAGGAGAATCCAAAATACATTTGACCAATGAAGACAATGCGAATGAAAACACGTTGAAAGGGTCTTTTGCTTCGAGTAatgaaacaaatcatgccaACAATGTTACGGGGCACGGCAGAAAGCGGAAGATGTCGGTCTTTTCTTTTCatggtttttaa